In Candidatus Dadabacteria bacterium, a single genomic region encodes these proteins:
- the lysS gene encoding lysine--tRNA ligase, with protein sequence MEDKQFELRKSKLEELRAMGIDPYANSFTPEHTAGELLSLHASKSPEELEQMEGLFSLAGRIVSKRDFGKSAFFHLSDRTGRIQGFIQKNSIDEKTFTLFRKLIDVGDFAGVRGELFKTKTGELTIRIRELFFLTKALRPLPEKWHGLQDVEIRYRQRYLDLIANQRTREIFKARSKVINLIRRFLDERDFLEVETPVLHPIAGGATAKPFITHHNALDMDLYLRIAPELYLKRLVVGGLERVYELGRTFRNEGVSTKHNPEFTMIEFYQAYATYEDLMNLIEELVCYVVENTVGDMLVEYEDKKIDCKRPWRRINIYEALREKFGSEITEDDQFLFAKADSMGISHNGIKGKALTEIFEALFEDTLLNPTFVYGFPLDVSPLARKNDDDPEVVDRFELYIYGREIANAFSELNDPIDQKKRFTDQVEMKKKGEDEYHEMDNDYVSALEYGMPPTAGAGIGIDRLVMLLTNSSSIREVIFFPHLRP encoded by the coding sequence ATGGAAGACAAGCAGTTTGAACTAAGAAAATCAAAGCTAGAAGAGCTAAGGGCAATGGGCATTGACCCTTATGCAAACAGTTTTACACCGGAGCATACCGCCGGAGAACTGCTCTCCCTGCATGCTTCGAAGTCTCCTGAAGAACTTGAACAGATGGAAGGGCTCTTCAGCTTGGCTGGAAGAATCGTTTCAAAGAGGGACTTCGGAAAAAGTGCTTTTTTTCATCTGTCGGACCGCACGGGGCGGATTCAGGGATTTATACAGAAAAACTCCATTGACGAGAAAACCTTTACGTTGTTTCGCAAGCTGATTGACGTGGGAGATTTTGCCGGTGTCCGCGGAGAGCTTTTTAAAACCAAGACCGGAGAGCTTACAATAAGGATCCGGGAGCTTTTTTTCCTCACAAAGGCCCTGAGGCCGCTTCCTGAAAAATGGCACGGTCTTCAGGATGTGGAGATAAGATACCGCCAGCGCTACTTGGATCTGATTGCTAACCAGAGAACCAGGGAGATTTTCAAGGCAAGGTCAAAGGTGATAAACCTGATAAGAAGGTTTCTTGACGAAAGGGATTTCCTTGAAGTGGAGACCCCAGTGCTTCACCCGATTGCCGGAGGCGCAACCGCAAAACCCTTTATTACTCATCATAATGCCCTTGATATGGACCTTTATCTGAGAATAGCGCCTGAGCTTTATCTGAAACGACTTGTCGTTGGGGGACTTGAGAGAGTTTATGAACTTGGAAGAACGTTCAGAAATGAGGGAGTGTCCACCAAGCACAACCCGGAATTCACCATGATTGAGTTCTATCAGGCTTACGCAACTTATGAAGACCTTATGAACCTCATAGAAGAGCTTGTCTGCTACGTGGTGGAAAATACGGTAGGAGACATGCTGGTTGAGTACGAAGATAAGAAGATAGATTGCAAGAGACCTTGGAGAAGAATTAACATTTATGAGGCCCTACGAGAGAAATTTGGTTCCGAAATAACTGAAGATGACCAGTTTCTCTTTGCAAAAGCGGATTCCATGGGAATAAGCCATAACGGGATTAAGGGGAAGGCTCTCACGGAGATTTTCGAGGCGCTTTTCGAGGATACTCTCCTTAACCCGACTTTTGTTTACGGTTTCCCGCTTGATGTCTCCCCGCTTGCCAGAAAAAACGATGATGATCCTGAAGTGGTTGACAGATTCGAGCTTTACATCTACGGAAGGGAGATAGCCAACGCTTTTTCTGAGCTTAACGACCCGATTGATCAGAAAAAACGGTTCACGGACCAGGTCGAAATGAAAAAAAAGGGCGAGGATGAATATCACGAAATGGATAACGATTACGTGTCGGCCCTTGAGTACGGAATGCCCCCGACGGCCGGAGCCGGTATAGGAATCGACCGTCTGGTGATGCTACTTACCAACTCCTCTTCCATAAGAGAAGTCATTTTCTTCCCCCACCTCAGACCTTAG